AAGCTCTGCACGAAACCGGGAGTAGGTACGTAGAAATGCGCAGTTGCGAGGCGTTGGAGGGCCTCCGATACACCGTCGACCTCGTTCCCGAACACCGTGGCAAAGGGTTCCTGCGGATCTGGAGTCGGTGGAGGGATCCCGACCGGTCGTCCCTCTGGCTGCTCTTGTTGTGCGCGCTTTTCCCGGCTCGGAACCGGCGGCCAACGAAACGGCCATGGGAAAAGCGGAAAGAGCTCGTGGATGCTGAACGCATCGGGCCGCAGGGAGGTGACGTAGATCTTCCCCGCCAGTTCCCTCAGTCGCGCAAGTCCCGCATCGTAGTCGCAATAGCGCTCGATGGTCAGCCAGCGGTGCGCCTCCACCGACACGCGCGGGTTTAAGCTGAAGACGCGTTCCGGATCGAGGACGAGCACGCGCTGCACGCCGAGGATCTCGCACGTACGCAAGGTGGCACTCAGGTTGTGGGGGTCCTCGATCCGATCCTCCACGACGATGAGATTGCCCAAACGCGCCCGGGCCACCTGTATCATCCGATGTCGTCGTCTTTCCGTTGCCATCGACCGTCCCCGGACAATGCAGGATCCGCCCTCAACGCCCGAGCCAGACCACGGGACGAGAGGTCACCCCGCGCCCTGTCCGCGCTACCACAAAGTACGCTCCCGCTGGCGCTGGGACCCCATCTTCGGCCTTGCCATCCCAGACGAGCAGGTTCCGGCCAGCAGGAAGTTCACCTTCGTGAACCCTACGCACCAGCCGTCCCCGTACGTCGATCACGTCCACGGTCACCGGCCCGCGCTGGGGCATATTGAGCTCAAGCGTGGTGGATGTGCGGAACGGATTGGGGCAGGGCGCCGCCAAGCCAAGAAGGTCTGGGGTGGCCTCCGACGCCCCAATCACCCACGATACCTCTTCGGAGGGTAGGCTTTCGTTACCGCGAAGGTCGTAGGCGGTAACCACAAAGTAGTACCTGACGCCAACGTCGAGGCCGACGATTGTTATCTCAGCCTTTTCCTTCTCGACATTTAGGCACCACCGGTATTTTCCGCTTCGTGTCCCGTAGTATACCCGATACCCTGCCAGATCGGCCTCGGTATTGGGTAGCCAACTCAGGGTGACCTCGCCGGTCTGCTGTGCAGTCGCCCGCAGGGGGCAGAGAGCGACCAAGACCAAGGTGCTTACGACTCCCCGTCTGCTCACGCCTCAACCCTCCTTGCAATCCGGCTCTCGTGCCGGCAAGATGTGCCGTGCTTCAGCGCCGATTCGTCCGTCCTGGCCTTCTTCGACATCTGGGCGTGAGGGCTACTGCTAAAACCTTCGACCTATGTGCAAGTTCCGGGCCGCGGAGGAAGATGAGGCGGAAAAAGGGCCGGCAGCTTGGCCCCTGTCCCGGCCGAGACGGCAAGCGGATCAGACGTGCTTTTTCCAGCTGGGATGGGTGATCCCGAAGTGAGCGATCTTGTAATTGAGGGCCCTGGGGGAAATGCCGAGCAGCTTGGCGGCGTCCTTTTGGACCCAATTGGAGCGGCTCAGGGCGGCCAGGATCGCGCGTTTCTCGATCTCTTCGAGGTTGAGGGTGTCGGAAGTGAAGACCACGGAGCCATCCTTGCGTCGGTCCACACCTCCCGCCGCGAAGTAGTCCTTGCCGGTCATTCCCAGATCATTAGGGCCGATCAACTTCCCCTCGTCGACAATCAAGACGGCCCTCTCTACCATGTTTCGCAGCTCACGGATGTTCCCCGGCCACCAATGATTGACCAGCAAGCGCATTGCCTCTTCCGTGAAGCCGGGCACGTCCTTCTTGATCTCGGCACAGCAGCGGCGCCGGAAGTACTCCGCCAGAAGGGGGATGTCCTCCCTCCGCTCACGCAAAGGGGGAAGGTGGATCGTGATCACAGCCAGGCGGTAGTAGAGATCCAGGCGGAAGCGGCCCTCTGCGATCTCCTTCATTAGGTCCTTATTGGTGGCGGAGATGACGCGCACGTCGGTGTAAATCGTACGAGTGCCCCCCACCCTCTCAAAGCTCTTCTCCTGGAGCACGCGCAAGATCTTGGCCTGCGTGGCCAGGGACATGTCCCCGACCTCGTCCAGGAAGATGGTGCCCCCATTGGCCTGTTCGAATTTGCCGATGTGAGTTCGGACCGCCCCTGTAAAGGCGCCCTTTTCGTG
The DNA window shown above is from candidate division KSB1 bacterium and carries:
- a CDS encoding fibronectin type III domain-containing protein, which translates into the protein MSRRGVVSTLVLVALCPLRATAQQTGEVTLSWLPNTEADLAGYRVYYGTRSGKYRWCLNVEKEKAEITIVGLDVGVRYYFVVTAYDLRGNESLPSEEVSWVIGASEATPDLLGLAAPCPNPFRTSTTLELNMPQRGPVTVDVIDVRGRLVRRVHEGELPAGRNLLVWDGKAEDGVPAPAGAYFVVARTGRGVTSRPVVWLGR
- a CDS encoding sigma-54 dependent transcriptional regulator — translated: MTPPVMFGKGIEGLGQAPNEEDFARLPERSEGRNFGFDYYYPLVSRSRKIKEVYRIVKKVAKTDATVLIQGETGTGKELIAGLIQFISHRAEKPFVRVNCAALPENLLESELFGHEKGAFTGAVRTHIGKFEQANGGTIFLDEVGDMSLATQAKILRVLQEKSFERVGGTRTIYTDVRVISATNKDLMKEIAEGRFRLDLYYRLAVITIHLPPLRERREDIPLLAEYFRRRCCAEIKKDVPGFTEEAMRLLVNHWWPGNIRELRNMVERAVLIVDEGKLIGPNDLGMTGKDYFAAGGVDRRKDGSVVFTSDTLNLEEIEKRAILAALSRSNWVQKDAAKLLGISPRALNYKIAHFGITHPSWKKHV
- a CDS encoding RNA methyltransferase, with translation MIQVARARLGNLIVVEDRIEDPHNLSATLRTCEILGVQRVLVLDPERVFSLNPRVSVEAHRWLTIERYCDYDAGLARLRELAGKIYVTSLRPDAFSIHELFPLFPWPFRWPPVPSREKRAQQEQPEGRPVGIPPPTPDPQEPFATVFGNEVDGVSEALQRLATAHFYVPTPGFVQSFNVSVAVGIVLYHVTSWLRLQLGKEGTLAQGEVEQLVETWLARDRKRGGVSHS